One window from the genome of Clarias gariepinus isolate MV-2021 ecotype Netherlands chromosome 15, CGAR_prim_01v2, whole genome shotgun sequence encodes:
- the LOC128542600 gene encoding cytochrome b5, which translates to MGEEMKKKSSSNHLPAGDGDVKFFTREEVHAHNVSTDAWLIIHDKVYDITRFLEEHPGGEEVLLEQAGSDATESFEDVGHSTDAREMLQQYYIGELHQDDRKNECKKEVYITTSKDSSSWSTWLIPVVAVAVVGFMYRYYMMENKSS; encoded by the exons aTGGgtgaagaaatgaagaaaaaatcAAGTTCAAATCATCTACCAGCGGGGGATGGTGACGTGAAATTTTTCACGCGCGAGGAGGTTCACGCTCATAACGTGAGCACAGATGCGTGGCTGATCATCCACGATAAAGTTTACGATATTACGAGATTCCTCGAAGAG CATCCAGGAGGTGAAGAAGTGCTTCTGGAGCAGGCAGGCTCAGATGCAACCGAGAGCTTCGAGGACGTCGGACATTCCACAGACGCCAGAGAGATGCTTCAGCAGtactacatcggagagctgcATCAG gaTGACAGAAAGAATGAGTGTAAGAAG GAGGTTTATATCACAACTTCAAAAGATTCCAG ttcatGGAGCACCTGGCTGATTCCCGTCGTAGCTGTCGCTGTTGTAGGCTTCATGTATCGTTATTACATGATGGAAAACAAATCATCTTGA
- the dhx38 gene encoding pre-mRNA-splicing factor ATP-dependent RNA helicase PRP16, producing the protein MEDDASLHRIEGSDPGAQVGGLIVKKKTASAEQHVFRAPAPRVSLLGLDLLAAQKRKEREGKEQLNSDLDDRTSKKSKVSSYRDWEEGRSDSGSDEEEEGGDRKNSKKERRYRTSGAETPSNPGGVSEEFRRKHQQRERDRREHGVYASSKEDRERDKDRDRDRSRDRNRERDRERKSERDERDRGRGSSSSRSEHAEGSARSERWSERLSRGSRRDEPQSPRSRPRDAPTPSASSWDEDDSGYASSRRSHWESPSPAPSHRENDRSERGSRSGRDSERRDKSVRARYPEDTPLPTPSYKYNEWANDRKHLGSTPRLSRGKGKKEDGQDGIPFENEDEKEQWEEDQRQADRDWYMMDEGYDEFHNPLTSSSDEYVKKREQILQKQTQKRISAQKRQINEDIERWETNRMLTSGVVQRLEVDEDFEEDNAARVHLLVHNLVPPFLDGRIVFTKQPEPVIPVKDPTSDMAIISRKGSQLVRKHREQKERKKAQHKHWELAGTKLGDIMGIKKEEDTSAANAVGKDGTVDYKTEQKFAEHMKEKTEASSEFAKRKTLLEQRQFLPIFAVRQQLLNIIRDNSIVIVVGETGSGKTTQLTQYLHEDGYTSYGMVGCTQPRRVAAMSVAKRVSEEMNSNLGEEVGYAIRFEDCTSEKTIIKYMTDGILLRESLRESDLDHYSAVIMDEAHERSLNTDVLFGLLREVVSRRSDLKLIVTSATMDSDKFAAFFGNVPIFHIPGRTFPVDILFSKTPQEDYVEAAVKQALQIHLSGLVGDILIFMPGQEDIEVTSDQIVERLEELENAPALAVLPIYSQLPSDLQAKIFQKAPDDVRKCIVATNIAETSLTVDGIMFVVDSGYCKLKVFNPRIGMDALQVYPISQANANQRSGRAGRTGPGQCYRLYTQSAFKNEMLTTTIPEIQRTNLANVVLLLKSLGVQDLLLFHFMDPPPEDNMLNSMYQLWILGALDNTGALTPTGRLMVEFPLDPALSKMLIVSCDIGCSAEILIIVSMLSVPTIFYRPKGREEESDQVREKFAVPESDHLTYLNVYLQWKNNNYSSIWCNEHFIHTKAMRKVREVRAQLKDIMVQQKMNLVSCGSDWDVIRKCICAAYFHQAAKLKGIGEYVNVRTGMPCHLHPTSSLFGMGYTPDYITYHELVMTTKEYMQCVTAVDGEWLAELGPMFYSIKHAGKTRQENRRRAKEEITSMEEEMSLAEEQLRARREEQEKRNTLGSTRSIKICTPGRREDVPMTPKRTPARFGL; encoded by the exons ATGGAGGACGACGCGTCCCTGCACAGGATAGAGGGCAGCGACCCGGGCGCGCAGGTCGGAGGACTGATCGTGAAGAAGAAGACGGCTTCGGCGGAGCAGCATGTGTTCCGCGCGCCGGCTCCTCGGGTCTCTCTGCTCGGCCTCGATTTACTCGCAGCTCAGAAACGCAAAGAGCGTGAAGGGAAGGAGCAGCTGAACTCTGACCTCGACGACCGAACCTCGAAAAAGTCCAAGGTGTCGTCCTACAGGGACTGGGAGGAGGGGAGGAGCGACTCCGGCTCCGATGAGGAAGAGGAAGGTGGAGACAGGAAGAACAGCAAGAAAGAGCG GCGTTACCGTACGTCAGGGGCAGAAACGCCTTCGAACCCCGGCGGAGTGAGTGAAGAATTCCGCAGGAAGCATCAGCAGCGGGAGAGAGACCGCCGAGAGCACGGCGTCTACGCCTCGTCCAAAGAGGACAGAGAACGAGACAAGGACCGGGACAGAGACAGATCCAGAGACAGAAAccgggagagagacagagagcggaAAAGTGAGCGAG ATGAGCGGGACCGCGGTCGAGGGTCGAGCAGCAGTCGCTCGGAGCACGCGGAGGGCAGCGCGAGGAGTGAGCGCTGGTCTGAGCGCCTCAGCCGCGGGAGTCGCAGGGACGAGCCTCAAAGTCCCCGCAGTCGGCCCAGAG ACGCTCCAACTCCGTCCGCCTCCAGCTGGGACGAGGACGACAGCGGCTACGCCAGCTCGCGCCGCTCCCACTGGGAGAGCCCCTCCCCAGCCCCCTCACACCGCGAGAACGATCGCTCGGAGCGCGGCTCACGCTCGGGCCGCGACAGCGAGAGGAGAGACAA GTCAGTGAGAGCTCGTTATCCAGAGGACACGCCCCTGCCCACGCCGTCGTACAAATACAACGAGTGGGCCAACGACAGGAAGCACCTGGGCTCCACACCGCGTCTGTCCAGAGGGAAAG GTAAAAAGGAGGACGGACAGGACGGAATCCCTTTCGAGAACGAGGACGAGAAGGAGCAGTGGGAGGAAGACCAGCGG CAAGCAGACAGAGACTGGTACATGATGGACGAGGGCTACGACGAGTTCCACAACCCTCTGACCTCCAGCTCGGACGAGTACGTGAAGAAGAGGGAGCAGATTTTGCAGAAGCAGACCCAGAAACGCATCTCTGCACAGAAACGACAAATCAACGAG GACATCGAACGCTGGGAGACGAACCGCATGTTGACCAGCGGTGTGGTCCAGCGCCTGGAAGTGGACGAGGACTTTGAAGAAGACAACGCAGCAAGGGTCCACCTGCTCGTCCACAACCTCGTCCCTCCGTTCCTCGACGGCAGAATCGTCTTCACCAAGCAG cccGAGCCGGTCATTCCGGTGAAAGATCCGACTTCCGACATGGCCATCATCTCCCGCAAAGGCAGCCAGCTGGTGCGCAAACACCGAGAGCAGAAGGAGCGCAAGAAG GCGCAGCACAAACACTGGGAGCTGGCTGGTACCAAACTGGGAGACATCATGGGCATCAAGAAAGAGGAGGACACCTCTGCCGCTAACGCTGTCGGAAAGGATGGAACTGTGGACTACAA GACGGAGCAGAAGTTTGCCGAACACATGAAGGAGAAGACTGAAGCCAGCAGCGAGTTCGCTAAGAGGAAGACTCTCCTGGAGCAGAGACAGTTCCTGCCCATCTTCGCTGTTCGCCAGCAGCTACTCAACATCATCAG GGACAACAGTATCGTGATTGTGGTGGGCGAGACGGGCAGCGGGAAGACCACGCAGCTCACGCAGTACCTCCACGAGGACGGCTACACCAGCTACGGCATGGTGGGGTGCACGCAGCCGCGCAGGGTGGCCGCCATGAGCGTCGCCAAGAGAGTGAGCGAGGAGATGAACAGCAACCTCGGGGAGGAG GTCGGTTACGCCATCCGCTTCGAGGACTGCACGTCGGAGAAGACGATAATAAAGTACATGACGGACGGGATCCTGCTGCGAGAGTCTCTGCGCGAGTCCGACCTGGACCACTACAGCGCCGTCATCATGGACGAGGCACACGAGCGCTCGCTCAACACGGACGTGCTGTTCGGCCTGCTCCGAGAG GTGGTGTCCAGACGCTCCGATCTGAAGCTCATCGTCACGTCGGCCACCATGGACTCGGACAAATTCGCGGCGTTCTTCGGAAACGTTCCGATCTTCCACATTCCTGGAAGGACGTTCCCTGTGGACATCCTCTTCAGTAAG ACACCTCAGGAGGACTATGTGGAAGCTGCAGTGAAGCAGGCCTTGCAGATCCACCTCAGCGGCTTGGTGGGAGATATTCTCATCTTCATGCCCGGCCAGGAGGACATCGAG GTGACTTCGGATCAGATCGTGGAGCGATTAGAGGAGCTGGAGAACGCTCCCGCGCTGGCCGTCCTGCCCATCTACTCTCAGCTGCCCTCGGACCTGCAGGCCAAGATCTTCCAGAAG GCTCCAGACGACGTGAGGAAGTGCATCGTGGCCACCAACATCGCCGAGACGTCTCTGACCGTAGACGGCATCATGTTTGTCGTGGATTCTGGATATTGCAAGCTCAAG GTGTTTAACCCGCGTATAGGTATGGACGCGCTGCAGGTTTACCCCATCAGCCAGGCTAATGCTAACCAGCGCTCAGGCCGAGCTGGAAGAACCGGGCCAGGCCAGTGTTAcag GTTGTACACTCAGAGCGCCTTCAAGAACGAGATGTTGACCACCACCatccccgagatccagcgcacCAACCTGGCTAACGTGGTGCTGCTGCTCAAGTCTCTGGGCGTGCAGGACCTGCTGCTCTTCCACTTCATGGACCCTCCGCCTGAAGACAACATGCTGAACTCCATGTACCAGCTGTGGATCCTGGGAGCTCTGGACAACACGG gcGCTCTGACTCCGACCGGTCGGCTCATGGTGGAGTTCCCCTTAGACCCCGCCTTATCCAAGATGCTGATCGTCTCCTGCGACATCGGCTGCAGCGCCGAAATCCTCATCATCGTCTCCATGTTATCCGTACCGACCATCTTCTACAGGCCCAAG GGCCGAGAGGAGGAGAGCGACCAGGTGAGGGAGAAGTTCGCCGTACCCGAGAGCGATCACCTGACCTACCTGAACGTCTACCTGCAGTGGAAGAACAACAACTACTCCAGCATCTGGTGCAACGAGCACTTCATCCACACCAAAGCCATGCGCAAG gtacGTGAGGTGCGAGCTCAGCTCAAGGACATCATGGTGCAGCAGAAGATGAACCTGGTCTCCTGCGGCTCGGACTGGGACGTGATCAGGAAGTGCATCTGCGCCGCTTATTTCCACCAGGCGGCTAAGCTGAAG ggcATCGGCGAGTACGTGAACGTGAGGACAGGGATGCCGTGTCACCTCCACCCCACCAGCTCTCTCTTCGGCATGGGCTACACCCCCGACTACATCACCTACCACGAGCTGGTCATGACCACTAAG gagTACATGCAGTGTGTGACGGCGGTGGACGGGGAGTGGCTGGCTGAGCTCGGCCCCATGTTCTACAGCATCAAACACGCGGGAAAGACTCGACAG gagaaCCGCCGAAGAGCGAAGGAGGAGATCACCAGCATGGAGGAGGAGATGTCTCTGGCTGAAGAGCAGCTGCGAGCGAGGAGAGAGGAACAGGAGAAGAGGAACACACTGGGCAGCACCAG ATCCATAAAGATCTGCACCCCGGGCCGGAGGGAGGACGTGCCCATGACTCCAA